From the Rhodoferax sp. WC2427 genome, one window contains:
- a CDS encoding DUF2894 domain-containing protein, with protein sequence MSEAGRMDGMDTAPPSLVALRSADAQHFDPARFHYLEVLSRRACAATGALQPILQTKLATALADYSQRMGQARGPRPPGAQAVPNNGLGALAELNHYIRHTTQQGHHHGPRPELKSVRGFREVWSKIAAIDHMDQAMVRGPENAGPLNPHMLVLRSLALMRQLSPDYLQRFLSHVDSLLWLDQENQKHTPAEAKPARRSRAKK encoded by the coding sequence ATGAGCGAGGCGGGTCGGATGGACGGTATGGACACCGCGCCGCCGTCGCTGGTAGCGCTACGAAGTGCCGACGCCCAGCACTTCGACCCCGCCCGCTTCCATTACCTGGAAGTGCTGTCGCGCCGCGCGTGCGCAGCCACGGGTGCGCTGCAGCCCATTTTGCAGACCAAGCTGGCCACGGCACTGGCCGACTACAGCCAGCGCATGGGGCAAGCGCGGGGCCCGCGCCCACCCGGTGCGCAAGCCGTGCCGAACAACGGCCTTGGAGCCCTGGCGGAACTGAACCACTACATCCGCCACACCACACAGCAAGGCCACCACCACGGGCCCCGGCCAGAGCTGAAAAGCGTGCGCGGTTTCCGCGAAGTGTGGTCCAAAATCGCCGCCATCGACCACATGGACCAGGCGATGGTGCGCGGCCCCGAAAACGCCGGTCCGCTCAATCCCCACATGCTGGTGCTGCGCTCCCTGGCGCTGATGCGCCAGCTATCGCCCGACTACCTGCAGCGTTTTCTGTCGCATGTGGATTCGCTGCTGTGGCTGGACCAGGAAAACCAGAAACACACACCGGCAGAGGCCAAGCCAGCACGTCGGAGCCGGGCCAAGAAATAA